A section of the candidate division WOR-3 bacterium genome encodes:
- a CDS encoding electron transfer flavoprotein subunit beta/FixA family protein: MKILVLTKRVPDTGVPIRVKSDGSGLELTSIPFVMNPYDEYALEAALRIKEKKGEGEVVLLSLGNEEYKETLRHGLAMGADRAKLIKINEPSELDSIQVANLLIEEIKKENPDTIFCGKKAVDDERNYVHIYIATKLQKPYIYGAVNIELSNGNLKVTKETEKGLAIFELPLSSFIIFDKCQFEPRYPSLRGIMMAKKKNIEEILPQNLTDRKIETIRYEATPTKKTGKIINLPFPDNVKELVKLLKEEAKIL, from the coding sequence ATGAAAATTTTAGTTTTAACAAAAAGGGTCCCAGACACAGGAGTTCCAATAAGAGTTAAATCTGATGGGAGTGGTCTTGAACTCACCTCCATCCCCTTTGTTATGAATCCTTACGATGAATATGCTTTAGAAGCTGCTTTAAGAATTAAAGAGAAAAAAGGGGAGGGAGAAGTTGTTCTTTTATCTCTGGGTAATGAAGAATATAAAGAAACATTAAGACATGGTCTTGCAATGGGAGCTGATAGAGCAAAACTTATAAAGATTAATGAGCCCTCAGAACTTGACTCAATTCAGGTTGCAAATTTATTGATTGAAGAAATAAAAAAAGAAAATCCTGATACAATTTTTTGTGGAAAAAAAGCAGTTGATGATGAAAGAAACTATGTCCATATTTATATTGCAACAAAACTTCAAAAACCTTATATATATGGGGCAGTAAACATAGAACTCTCAAATGGCAATTTAAAAGTTACAAAGGAAACAGAAAAGGGTCTTGCAATTTTTGAACTTCCCCTTTCCTCATTTATTATATTTGATAAGTGTCAGTTTGAACCAAGGTATCCTTCTTTAAGAGGTATTATGATGGCAAAGAAAAAAAATATAGAGGAAATATTACCTCAAAATTTAACTGATAGAAAAATAGAAACAATTAGATATGAAGCTACACCAACTAAAAAAACTGGTAAAATTATAAATTTACCTTTTCCGGATAATGTTAAGGAACTTGTTAAACTTTTAAAGGAAGAAGCAAAAATTTTATAA
- a CDS encoding electron transfer flavoprotein subunit alpha/FixB family protein, with protein sequence MIGIYLENKEGKIKKHSLELINFGIKNFEGEIIAFTIGDNVEKEEAFKYGVDSLYLISNKNKIESEEGIINSLYEFLKEKNFKVLIFPASNTGRIISAGVSALLDLPLIQDIVEVKKENGNLIFKRPVLAGKAFVWEKVRGEKFVISVRPNVAQISENPKTGKFEKVITNVEEKIKIVEIKEKQEEEIDVAEAEIIVSGGRGVGGPEGFKPLKELAKVLGAAVGASRAAVDAGWIDHSHQVGQTGKTVSPNLYIACGISGALQHLAGMRTSKVIVAINKDPNAPIFQIADYGIIGDLFEIVPALTEEIKKIKS encoded by the coding sequence ATGATAGGAATTTATCTTGAAAATAAGGAAGGAAAAATAAAAAAACATTCTCTTGAACTTATAAACTTTGGAATAAAAAATTTTGAAGGAGAAATAATTGCCTTTACAATAGGTGATAATGTGGAAAAAGAGGAAGCTTTCAAATATGGAGTGGATTCTCTTTATCTGATATCAAACAAAAATAAAATTGAATCAGAAGAAGGTATAATAAATTCTCTCTACGAATTTTTAAAAGAAAAGAATTTTAAAGTGCTTATTTTTCCAGCTTCAAATACAGGAAGAATAATCTCTGCAGGTGTATCTGCTCTTTTAGATTTACCTCTTATTCAGGATATTGTTGAAGTTAAAAAAGAAAACGGAAATTTAATTTTTAAAAGACCAGTTTTAGCTGGAAAAGCTTTTGTCTGGGAAAAGGTTAGAGGAGAAAAATTTGTAATTTCAGTAAGACCTAATGTAGCTCAGATTTCAGAAAATCCAAAAACTGGGAAATTTGAAAAGGTAATAACAAATGTAGAAGAAAAAATAAAAATAGTTGAAATCAAAGAAAAACAGGAAGAAGAGATAGATGTTGCAGAGGCTGAAATAATTGTTTCAGGAGGAAGAGGGGTTGGAGGTCCAGAAGGGTTCAAACCATTAAAAGAGCTTGCTAAAGTTCTTGGAGCAGCAGTAGGTGCTTCAAGAGCTGCTGTTGATGCTGGATGGATAGATCACTCCCATCAGGTAGGTCAAACAGGTAAAACAGTTTCACCAAATTTATATATTGCCTGTGGAATTTCAGGAGCACTTCAGCATCTTGCAGGGATGAGAACAAGTAAAGTTATAGTAGCTATTAATAAAGATCCAAATGCACCTATTTTTCAAATTGCTGATTATGGAATTATAGGAGACCTCTTTGAAATAGTTCCAGCCTTAACTGAAGAAATTAAGAAAATAAAAAGTTGA
- a CDS encoding T9SS type A sorting domain-containing protein, with translation MIIDILISLSFIIQDTWEGGRDTSIINNDTLKTFLNGFQIDPFVSGDSLFISKDSLILVNSSTIFDIGGDEVKGIGIKSEDTVFVGIFDYTYTQANLKVFYTLDSLNFSSGRIFYSPYINFNSVRRFYFTKDYGNNLWVGSKSSAGWILYSNELKNLPPQNFSWTSNTPYVAGHDFSDFLIFSPFKMYCSTNRGRIFRYIKAQNVWESIYQFPSVPGQEPDARTLLKTKNGLGIAVIKGDGTGIVVYETLDDVNFYPISPLLPSKSVIGGVLSERNNNLILACNLPTACYLIKDNNYYVTFQNSDVTIFDIFKSKSGIIYLLTYSENTNPKRRIYASYDGVKWNLIETLDHYSNLGSLIPNTGIGYKKNEILIGTSYKPRLFKSKYQRKGTLTSNFIKIKGRNGPIHIKGYKIKGNPVGSFSVRFRSFNNVNDTVPFSEIPPLFSDTSSLSNYIYINPLDTFIQYKLELFTSNPEFSPYLDYIKIYYEEDTVGPKVLKAEANDGTFQQDGKDPDDHVIFIFSEPTSKLEVNKYNVDTLFKLSNNHSWLNSYGDFGGALWSLNGETLRIYLAYSGNNYPTVSVGDTVLIKMEDRFGFWKKSKVIITGSFDDVKGPKLIKAIAKEGNVLGDGIENGDSLILIFNEPTNRPNINFSNVDSFFGFKINGNFGNYFYSSWLTPEILVFVFTGSDSKIYTYDTIFTKGYRIFDIKGNISYGKAKIEGSFDLKNPVCDSILAYDNSYPDTSIDYDDFIAFYFSENIFTLNQINKFNINSVFKLSKNHSWLSGFGQIGNILVYDKYIFVFLSTEGGKPSVRPGDTVYFMENFIFDLYNNPLSGFNILRGSFTKVKERNLITGFNEIRGFMSKNRLILTPSQQIEEIKIFDITGRNVNFKILEEKDKINILNLKRGSYFILVKDKNKKIYRFKLIKLN, from the coding sequence TTGATAATAGACATTTTAATTTCACTATCTTTTATTATTCAGGATACATGGGAAGGTGGAAGAGATACCTCAATAATCAACAATGATACTTTAAAAACTTTTTTAAACGGCTTTCAGATAGATCCTTTTGTATCAGGAGACTCTCTTTTTATTTCAAAAGATTCATTAATTCTTGTAAATAGTTCTACAATTTTTGATATTGGGGGAGATGAAGTAAAGGGAATCGGAATAAAATCAGAGGATACAGTTTTTGTGGGTATTTTTGATTACACATACACTCAGGCAAATTTAAAAGTTTTTTATACCCTTGACTCTCTTAATTTCTCATCAGGAAGAATTTTTTATTCACCTTATATTAATTTCAATTCAGTTAGAAGATTTTACTTTACAAAGGACTATGGCAACAATTTATGGGTTGGTTCAAAATCAAGTGCAGGATGGATTCTTTATTCTAATGAATTAAAAAATCTACCACCCCAAAATTTTTCCTGGACAAGTAACACACCCTATGTTGCAGGACACGATTTTTCTGATTTTTTAATATTTTCACCTTTTAAAATGTATTGCTCCACTAATAGAGGAAGGATTTTTAGGTATATAAAAGCCCAGAATGTGTGGGAAAGCATATACCAGTTTCCATCGGTTCCGGGTCAAGAACCTGATGCCAGAACTTTACTTAAAACAAAAAATGGTCTTGGAATTGCTGTTATTAAAGGTGATGGAACAGGAATAGTTGTATATGAAACTCTGGATGATGTGAATTTTTATCCAATATCACCACTTTTACCATCCAAAAGTGTAATAGGGGGAGTCTTATCAGAGAGAAATAATAATCTTATTCTTGCATGTAATCTTCCTACTGCCTGTTATTTAATAAAAGATAATAATTATTATGTTACATTCCAGAATTCAGATGTTACAATTTTTGATATATTTAAATCAAAAAGTGGAATTATCTATCTTTTAACTTATAGTGAAAATACAAATCCTAAGAGAAGAATCTATGCCTCCTATGATGGAGTAAAATGGAATCTTATTGAAACCCTTGACCATTACTCAAATCTTGGAAGTCTAATTCCAAATACAGGGATTGGATATAAAAAAAATGAAATCCTTATCGGAACATCTTATAAACCAAGGTTATTTAAATCAAAATATCAGAGAAAAGGCACTTTAACTTCAAATTTTATAAAAATAAAAGGAAGAAATGGACCGATTCATATTAAGGGATATAAAATAAAAGGTAATCCAGTGGGAAGTTTCAGTGTTAGATTTAGAAGTTTCAACAATGTTAATGATACAGTCCCTTTTTCAGAAATACCACCACTATTTTCAGATACATCCTCACTTTCAAATTATATTTACATAAATCCCCTTGATACTTTCATTCAATATAAATTAGAACTATTTACATCCAATCCGGAATTTTCACCTTACCTCGATTATATAAAAATTTATTATGAAGAAGACACAGTTGGACCAAAAGTTTTAAAAGCAGAAGCAAATGATGGAACCTTTCAGCAGGATGGAAAGGACCCTGATGACCATGTAATTTTCATATTCAGTGAACCCACATCAAAATTGGAGGTAAATAAATATAATGTAGATACACTCTTTAAATTATCCAATAATCACTCCTGGTTAAATTCCTATGGAGATTTTGGAGGTGCTTTATGGTCTTTAAATGGAGAAACTCTCAGAATTTACCTTGCCTATTCAGGAAATAATTATCCTACTGTATCTGTTGGAGACACTGTTCTTATAAAAATGGAGGATAGATTTGGTTTCTGGAAAAAATCAAAAGTAATAATAACAGGAAGTTTTGATGATGTAAAGGGACCAAAACTTATTAAAGCCATTGCAAAAGAAGGAAATGTTCTTGGTGATGGAATAGAAAATGGAGATTCTTTAATTTTAATTTTTAATGAACCTACAAATAGACCTAATATCAATTTTTCAAATGTTGATTCTTTTTTTGGTTTTAAAATCAACGGAAACTTTGGTAATTATTTTTATTCAAGTTGGTTAACTCCTGAAATTCTTGTGTTTGTTTTTACAGGTTCTGATTCAAAGATCTATACTTATGATACCATATTTACAAAAGGATATAGAATTTTTGATATAAAAGGTAACATTTCCTACGGGAAAGCTAAAATTGAAGGAAGTTTTGATTTAAAAAATCCTGTATGTGATAGTATTTTAGCCTATGATAATTCCTATCCAGATACTTCAATTGACTATGATGATTTTATTGCCTTTTACTTTTCAGAGAACATTTTTACACTCAATCAAATTAATAAATTTAATATTAACAGTGTTTTCAAACTATCTAAGAATCATTCCTGGCTTTCAGGTTTTGGGCAGATAGGAAATATTTTAGTTTATGATAAATATATTTTTGTTTTTCTATCCACAGAAGGCGGCAAACCTTCTGTAAGGCCTGGTGATACAGTTTATTTTATGGAAAATTTCATATTTGATCTTTACAATAACCCCTTATCAGGATTTAATATTTTAAGGGGATCCTTTACAAAAGTAAAAGAAAGGAATTTAATTACTGGTTTTAATGAAATAAGAGGTTTTATGAGCAAAAATAGACTGATATTAACTCCCTCTCAGCAAATAGAGGAAATTAAAATTTTTGATATAACAGGAAGAAATGTTAATTTTAAAATTTTAGAAGAAAAAGATAAAATAAATATCTTAAATTTAAAAAGGGGAAGTTATTTTATTTTGGTTAAGGATAAGAATAAAAAAATTTATAGGTTTAAACTGATTAAATTAAATTAA
- a CDS encoding NAD-dependent epimerase/dehydratase family protein — MRVIVTGGAGFIGSHISELYLNMGYKVLIIDNLSTGKKENIPEKAEFENVSIEDEEKIEKIFKKFQPDIVNHHAAQSSVIESVKNPLKDMEVNIKGTLILLKKSVEYNIKGFIFASSGGTVYGEPENLPVKEEYSSFPLSPYGISKKTGEMYGMFYSKKLPFVSLRYSNVFGLRQDPFGEAGVIAIFTERMLSNREVYIYGDGFQTRDFIYIKDVIKSNYLATEYLLRRKSGIFNIGTGKETNINEIFKKLKELTFYKKDPIYKPLREGEIKRIALDIEKAKRELNFEPEWTLEEGLKETVKFFNERRKN; from the coding sequence ATGCGTGTAATTGTAACAGGTGGAGCAGGTTTTATAGGTTCTCACATTTCTGAACTTTACCTTAATATGGGTTATAAAGTTTTGATTATTGACAATCTTTCAACAGGAAAAAAGGAAAATATTCCTGAAAAAGCAGAATTTGAAAATGTTTCAATAGAGGATGAAGAAAAAATTGAAAAAATTTTTAAAAAATTTCAACCTGATATTGTAAATCACCACGCAGCTCAGTCTTCTGTCATTGAATCAGTAAAAAATCCATTAAAGGATATGGAAGTAAATATAAAAGGAACACTCATACTCCTCAAAAAATCAGTAGAATATAATATAAAAGGATTTATCTTTGCAAGCTCAGGTGGGACAGTTTACGGTGAACCGGAAAACTTACCAGTAAAAGAAGAATACTCCTCCTTTCCTTTGAGTCCTTATGGAATTTCAAAAAAAACAGGTGAAATGTATGGGATGTTTTATTCAAAAAAATTACCTTTTGTTTCATTGAGATACAGCAATGTTTTTGGCCTAAGACAAGATCCTTTTGGTGAAGCAGGTGTAATAGCAATATTTACAGAAAGAATGTTAAGCAACAGGGAAGTTTATATTTACGGAGATGGATTTCAAACTAGGGATTTTATTTACATAAAGGATGTAATAAAATCAAATTACCTGGCAACTGAATACCTTTTAAGGAGAAAATCAGGAATATTTAATATTGGAACAGGTAAAGAAACTAATATAAATGAAATATTTAAAAAATTGAAGGAATTAACCTTTTATAAAAAAGATCCCATATATAAACCTTTAAGAGAAGGTGAGATAAAAAGGATTGCTCTTGATATTGAAAAGGCTAAAAGAGAGCTAAATTTTGAACCGGAATGGACTCTTGAAGAAGGTCTTAAGGAAACAGTAAAATTTTTTAATGAAAGAAGAAAAAATTAG
- the dnaB gene encoding replicative DNA helicase — MKEEKIRIPFDIEIEKAVLGAIFISEEAAHKAFEQVKEDMFYEPSHKDIYRAILKVVDSRKKINPINVAEILDKENILDKIGGIEYLTELEDYAINPAYIDDYIKSLTEKYILRKTIELSYETIKRCEKGEEQAEEILYDLDKKIFDIAQIKIREGLLPIRDILKDFISDIKGREGEGVRGILTGYTKFDEITGGFHPGEFIVVASRPSVGKTSFIINIMHRLAKNFNIPSALFSVEMSKLQIAMRFLILESEIDSMKFRNLNSLTDSEMRRLLDAASRIENLPIFVDDTPSISIQELRAKARRAVLEHKVKIIFIDYIQLVHGPRFETRQRELAYISDSLKKLARELNIPVLALSQLSRKVEERKEEDTPPKLSDLRESGALEQDADMVLFLYKKREEYEVFEPSEPYSENLINFHVAKNRNGPVGGFVLTFTKEFMKFENPGREFISIEESESGIPF, encoded by the coding sequence ATGAAAGAAGAAAAAATTAGAATTCCTTTTGATATAGAAATAGAAAAAGCTGTTCTTGGAGCAATTTTTATTTCTGAAGAAGCAGCTCACAAGGCTTTTGAACAGGTAAAAGAGGATATGTTCTATGAACCGTCTCATAAAGATATTTATCGTGCAATTTTAAAGGTAGTTGATTCAAGAAAAAAAATTAATCCAATAAATGTGGCTGAGATTCTTGATAAAGAAAACATTCTTGACAAAATAGGAGGAATTGAGTATCTTACAGAACTTGAGGATTACGCAATCAATCCTGCTTATATAGATGATTATATAAAATCTTTGACTGAAAAATACATACTTAGAAAAACAATAGAACTTTCTTATGAAACAATAAAAAGATGTGAAAAAGGTGAAGAGCAAGCAGAGGAAATATTATACGATCTTGACAAAAAAATTTTTGATATTGCGCAGATCAAAATAAGGGAAGGACTTTTGCCTATAAGGGATATACTTAAAGATTTCATTTCAGATATAAAAGGTAGGGAAGGTGAAGGTGTAAGGGGTATTTTAACAGGATATACAAAATTTGATGAAATTACAGGTGGTTTTCATCCAGGGGAATTTATAGTTGTTGCATCAAGACCTTCTGTTGGAAAAACAAGTTTTATTATTAACATAATGCATAGGCTTGCCAAAAATTTTAATATTCCCTCTGCTCTTTTCAGTGTAGAAATGTCTAAATTACAAATTGCAATGAGATTTTTAATTCTTGAATCAGAAATAGATAGTATGAAATTCAGAAACCTAAATTCCTTAACAGATAGTGAAATGAGAAGGTTACTTGATGCTGCAAGCAGAATAGAAAATTTACCCATTTTTGTTGATGATACCCCCTCCATTTCAATACAGGAACTAAGAGCAAAAGCAAGAAGAGCTGTTTTGGAACACAAAGTGAAAATTATATTTATTGACTACATTCAGCTTGTTCATGGTCCCAGATTTGAGACAAGACAGAGAGAACTTGCTTACATTTCCGACTCTCTGAAAAAACTTGCAAGGGAATTAAATATACCTGTCCTTGCTCTTTCACAATTATCAAGAAAAGTAGAGGAAAGAAAAGAAGAAGATACTCCACCAAAACTTTCTGATCTAAGAGAATCAGGTGCTCTTGAACAGGATGCAGATATGGTTTTATTCCTGTATAAAAAGCGTGAAGAATACGAAGTTTTTGAACCATCTGAACCCTATTCAGAAAATTTAATTAACTTCCATGTGGCGAAAAATAGAAATGGACCTGTAGGTGGATTTGTCCTTACCTTCACAAAGGAATTTATGAAATTTGAAAATCCCGGAAGAGAATTTATATCTATTGAAGAAAGTGAAAGTGGTATTCCCTTTTAA
- a CDS encoding ABC transporter permease has translation MKVVFPFKRFILSFLEILSEISYTTLYFFSSLKYVKKYFREIVYEIYEIGHNSLLLVIFTSSFVGMVATIQTAYQIKDYVPVIYIGSGVAKACMIELGPVITGLVVAGRISSGIAAELGTMVVTEQIDALNVMGINPYRFLVMPRIVGGIISLPLLTSIAILVAIFSGMFIANLTGVANYFEFSRGTKMFFLPKDLFGGLLKSMFFGYALTLSGAIAGLSSEKGAEGVGKATTKAVVLSSILILVLDYILGILIFG, from the coding sequence GTGAAAGTGGTATTCCCTTTTAAAAGATTTATTCTTTCTTTTTTAGAAATATTAAGTGAAATATCCTATACTACTTTATACTTTTTTTCTTCCCTTAAATATGTTAAAAAATATTTTAGAGAAATTGTTTATGAAATTTATGAGATAGGACATAATTCATTGCTGCTCGTTATCTTTACATCCAGTTTTGTTGGAATGGTTGCAACAATACAAACAGCCTATCAAATTAAAGATTATGTTCCTGTTATTTACATAGGTTCAGGAGTTGCAAAAGCTTGTATGATTGAACTTGGACCTGTAATAACAGGTCTTGTAGTAGCAGGAAGAATAAGTTCGGGAATTGCTGCTGAACTTGGCACTATGGTTGTAACAGAACAGATTGATGCCTTAAATGTAATGGGTATAAATCCTTATAGATTTCTTGTAATGCCAAGAATTGTAGGTGGTATAATCTCATTACCACTTTTAACTTCAATAGCCATTTTAGTTGCCATCTTTTCGGGTATGTTTATAGCAAATTTAACTGGTGTTGCAAATTATTTTGAATTTTCAAGAGGAACAAAGATGTTCTTTCTCCCAAAGGATTTATTTGGAGGTCTTTTAAAATCAATGTTTTTTGGTTATGCTTTAACTCTATCAGGTGCAATAGCTGGACTATCCTCTGAAAAAGGAGCAGAAGGTGTTGGAAAAGCAACAACAAAAGCTGTTGTCCTATCCTCAATATTAATTCTTGTTCTTGACTATATACTTGGTATTTTAATATTCGGATGA
- a CDS encoding ATP-binding cassette domain-containing protein, translating to MIRVQNIYKKFSDWVLEDITFEVENNEFVIILGKSGAGKSVLFKIMVGLLKPERGSVFYEDLEITKINENGLTELRKKIGFVFQGSALFDSMTLFDNVALPLREHYKLTKKEIEFKVLEALESVDLRGYENLYPSELSGGMKKRGAIARAIVHQPQYIFYDEPTTGLDPETADKITKLTKKLWEEKKITSLAVTHDFNFTRSVATKIIWLYDKKVRFIGKVEDFKKLDHREAKLYFIE from the coding sequence ATGATAAGAGTACAGAATATATATAAAAAATTCTCCGACTGGGTTTTAGAGGATATAACTTTTGAAGTTGAAAATAATGAATTTGTAATTATACTTGGGAAAAGTGGAGCTGGTAAATCGGTTCTCTTTAAAATTATGGTGGGTCTTTTAAAACCTGAAAGAGGGTCAGTATTTTATGAAGATTTAGAAATTACAAAAATAAATGAAAATGGTTTAACAGAATTGAGGAAAAAAATAGGATTTGTTTTTCAGGGAAGTGCTTTATTTGATTCAATGACCCTTTTTGATAATGTAGCATTACCTTTGAGAGAACATTATAAGTTAACAAAAAAAGAAATTGAGTTTAAAGTACTTGAAGCTCTTGAATCAGTTGATCTAAGAGGATATGAAAATCTTTATCCCTCAGAGTTATCAGGGGGTATGAAAAAAAGAGGTGCAATTGCAAGAGCCATTGTCCATCAACCTCAATATATTTTTTATGATGAACCAACTACAGGGCTTGATCCTGAAACAGCTGATAAAATAACAAAATTAACTAAAAAACTATGGGAAGAAAAAAAGATAACTTCCCTTGCTGTTACCCACGATTTTAATTTTACAAGGAGTGTTGCAACAAAAATTATCTGGCTTTATGATAAAAAAGTAAGATTTATAGGAAAAGTGGAAGATTTTAAAAAACTTGATCACAGGGAAGCAAAATTATATTTTATTGAATAA
- the raiA gene encoding ribosome-associated translation inhibitor RaiA — MINLNITARNFELREDMKNYIEKRLSKIERFSNHIIKSNLIFEEQRGQYSGEIIIEVTKKGILKAKASNSDFFTVVDELKDKIINQLKKYEQKLKGK; from the coding sequence ATGATAAATTTAAACATTACCGCAAGGAATTTTGAATTAAGAGAGGATATGAAAAATTATATTGAAAAAAGATTATCAAAAATAGAAAGATTTTCAAACCACATAATAAAATCAAATTTAATCTTTGAAGAACAGAGAGGACAGTATTCAGGGGAAATCATAATTGAAGTTACAAAAAAAGGAATATTAAAAGCAAAGGCAAGTAATTCAGATTTTTTTACAGTTGTGGATGAATTGAAAGACAAAATAATCAATCAGCTAAAAAAATACGAGCAAAAGCTAAAGGGAAAGTGA
- the hprK gene encoding HPr(Ser) kinase/phosphatase yields MKEFENLKVYFNEVRLKNLIKILKERFNIVNHTPELKFNTIVQQADLNRPALLLKGFEEIFLYDRIQIIGETELLVLKSLNKKEREKAIKRFFSYPIPAIFVTKGFKPPEDLLEEAKKNKVPLFSVSEPTTLFMREIFFILSLLLSPYTVLHGNIVNVYNVGILFIGRSGIGKSECSLELVERGHKLVGDDLVKIIKHPENFLIGEAFKEDVRTFLEIRGIGILDIISLFGPSSCLERTKIDIIIRLIDWSETLDIERIGIKEKKVNILGINIPYVELPLNPGKHISVLVEAVALNYLTKERGEVSAEKFLNKLKGKKL; encoded by the coding sequence GTGAAAGAATTTGAAAATTTAAAAGTATATTTCAATGAAGTAAGATTAAAAAATTTAATAAAAATCCTTAAAGAAAGGTTTAATATTGTAAATCATACACCGGAATTAAAATTTAATACGATTGTTCAGCAGGCTGATTTAAATAGACCTGCACTTCTTTTAAAAGGTTTTGAAGAAATATTTCTATATGATAGAATTCAAATAATAGGTGAAACCGAACTTCTTGTTTTGAAATCTTTAAATAAAAAAGAAAGAGAAAAAGCTATAAAAAGATTTTTCTCATATCCAATTCCAGCTATTTTTGTTACAAAGGGATTTAAACCACCAGAGGATCTTTTGGAGGAAGCTAAAAAAAATAAGGTTCCACTTTTTTCTGTTTCTGAGCCAACTACACTTTTTATGAGAGAAATCTTTTTTATCCTTTCCCTTCTTTTATCTCCCTATACAGTTTTACATGGAAACATAGTTAATGTTTACAATGTAGGTATTTTATTTATAGGAAGAAGTGGTATAGGAAAATCAGAATGTTCTCTTGAGCTTGTTGAAAGAGGACATAAACTAGTTGGAGATGACCTTGTAAAAATTATAAAACATCCTGAAAATTTTTTGATAGGTGAAGCTTTTAAAGAAGATGTCAGAACTTTTCTTGAAATAAGAGGTATAGGAATTCTTGATATAATTTCTCTTTTTGGACCAAGTTCCTGTCTTGAAAGAACTAAAATAGATATTATCATCAGACTAATAGACTGGAGTGAAACCCTTGATATTGAAAGAATTGGTATTAAGGAAAAAAAAGTAAATATCCTTGGTATAAATATACCCTATGTTGAATTACCTTTAAATCCTGGGAAACACATATCTGTTCTTGTGGAGGCTGTTGCTTTAAATTATCTTACAAAGGAAAGAGGCGAAGTCTCAGCAGAAAAATTTTTAAATAAACTGAAAGGTAAAAAATTATAG